In the Carassius auratus strain Wakin chromosome 50, ASM336829v1, whole genome shotgun sequence genome, one interval contains:
- the LOC113066865 gene encoding protein C12orf4 homolog isoform X1 has translation MLYVAQFIQLKMRKSKGKTNTIEKEFVFEFKAGNNHCVLKVPLHFPLRENVSDLHGRIMLLHKIPCFVENDLKNRLVSFMERETLVDYDREAEASLQRLTNGEVDINKLTNSWAKAYSETTLEHARPEEPSWDQDFASVYHELIHSPASETLLNLEHSYFVSVSELISERDMELKKLQERQAVEMNKVMQELGKTLCDQDVNTVAAQHFDAQQVLENKWASELKQVTGIQKQEYQDWVMKLHQDLQNPNNSTINEEIKVQPGQLGEAGEAGVRLLEEQRQLEESFTIHLGAQLKTMHNLRLVRSDVLDFCKHHRHSSSGVKLRRLQTALSLYSTSLCGLVLLVDNRVNSYSGIKRDFATVSQECTDFHFPRVDEQLDIIQQVVLYARAQRSSKQREQPEMPRNGGSGDKNKIIDRNSSNILPGEFYITRHSNLSEVHIVFHLCVDDNVRSGNISARHPAIMGLRNILKVCCTHDITTITIPLLLVRDMSEEMTIPWCLKRAELVFKCVKGFMMEMASWDGGISRTVQFLVPQSISEEMFYQLSNMLPQIFKVSSTLTLTSKR, from the exons ATGTTGTATGTCGCTCAGTTCATTCAG CTGAAGATGAGGAAAAGCAAAGGGAAAACCAATACAATCGAAAAGGAGTTTGTGTTTGAGTTTAAGGCAGGAAACAATCACTGTGTTCTCAAAGTACCACTTCATTTCCCTCTCAGAGAAAATGTCAGTGATCTTCATGGGCGGATCATGCTGCTTCATAAAATCCCCTGTTTTGTAGAAAATG ACTTGAAAAACAGACTGGTTAGTTTCATGGAGAGGGAAACATTAGTGGATTATGACCGGGAGGCAGAAGCATCCCTGCAGAGACTCACTAATGGAGAGGTCGACATCAACAAGCTTACAAATTCATGGGCCAAGGCCTATTCTGAG ACTACACTGGAACACGCCCGTCCTGAAGAACCCAGCTGGGACCAGGATTTTGCGAGTGTCTATCATGAACTGATCCACTCCCCGGCCTCAGAGACTCTTCTCAACCTGGAGCACAGTTACTTCGTCAGTGTCTCTGAGCTCATCAGCGAGAGAGACATGGAGCTCAAGAAACTTCAGGAGAG acaagcTGTTGAGATGAACAAAGTCATGCAGGAGCTGGGAAAGACCTTGTGTGACCAGGATGTGAATACTGTTGCTGCCCAACACTTCGATGCCCAGCAA GTGCTGGAGAACAAGTGGGCCAGTGAACTGAAACAAGTCACAGGTATCCAGAAACAGGAGTATCAGGATTGGGTGATGAAGCTCCACCAGGACCTACAGAACCCCAACAACAGTACAATAAA CGAGGAGATCAAGGTGCAGCCGGGTCAGCTGGGGGAGGCAGGGGAAGCGGGGGTCCGGCTCCTCGAGGAGCAGCGACAGCTGGAGGAGAGCTTCACCATCCACTTAG GGGCTCAGCTGAAGACCATGCACAATCTACGTCTGGTGCGATCTGATGTTCTGGATTTTTGTAAGCACCATCGTCACAGCAGCAGCGGGGTAAAGTTACGGCGGCTGCAGACCGCGCTCTCTCTGTACTCCACATCGCTTTGTGGTCTGGTGCTGCTGGTCGACAACAGAGTGAACTCGTACAGCGGCATCAAAAGAG ACTTTGCAACAGTGTCTCAGGAGTGTACAGACTTCCACTTCCCCAGAGTTGATGAGCAGCTGGACATCATCCAGCAGGTGGTGCTGTATGCACGAGCTCAGCGCAGCAGCAAGCAGAGAGAGCAGCCCG AAATGCCAAGAAATGGAGGAAGTGGAGACAAAAATAAGATCATAGACAGAAATTCCTCCAATATCCTCCCAG GTGAATTCTACATCACACGCCATTCAAACCTTTCTGAAGTTCATATCGTGTTTCACCTCTGTGTGGATGATAATGTGCGTTCGGGAAACATCTCAGCCCGGCACCCAGCCATCATGGGCCTGAGGAACATCCTGAAGGTCTGCTGCACCCATGACATCACCACCATCACCATCCCACTGCTGCTGGTGCGTGACATGTCAGAG GAGATGACTATTCCTTGGTGCTTGAAACGAGCTGAGCTGGTCTTCAAATGTGTGAAAG GTTTTATGATGGAAATGGCCTCCTGGGATGGAGGAATCTCACGGACTGTCCAGTTCCTTGTTCCCCAG AGTATCTCAGAGGAGATGTTCTACCAGCTGAGCAACATGCTGCCTCAGATCTTCAAAGTTTCCTCGACGCTCACACTAACATCAAAACGCTAA
- the LOC113066865 gene encoding protein C12orf4 homolog isoform X2, whose amino-acid sequence MRKSKGKTNTIEKEFVFEFKAGNNHCVLKVPLHFPLRENVSDLHGRIMLLHKIPCFVENDLKNRLVSFMERETLVDYDREAEASLQRLTNGEVDINKLTNSWAKAYSETTLEHARPEEPSWDQDFASVYHELIHSPASETLLNLEHSYFVSVSELISERDMELKKLQERQAVEMNKVMQELGKTLCDQDVNTVAAQHFDAQQVLENKWASELKQVTGIQKQEYQDWVMKLHQDLQNPNNSTINEEIKVQPGQLGEAGEAGVRLLEEQRQLEESFTIHLGAQLKTMHNLRLVRSDVLDFCKHHRHSSSGVKLRRLQTALSLYSTSLCGLVLLVDNRVNSYSGIKRDFATVSQECTDFHFPRVDEQLDIIQQVVLYARAQRSSKQREQPEMPRNGGSGDKNKIIDRNSSNILPGEFYITRHSNLSEVHIVFHLCVDDNVRSGNISARHPAIMGLRNILKVCCTHDITTITIPLLLVRDMSEEMTIPWCLKRAELVFKCVKGFMMEMASWDGGISRTVQFLVPQSISEEMFYQLSNMLPQIFKVSSTLTLTSKR is encoded by the exons ATGAGGAAAAGCAAAGGGAAAACCAATACAATCGAAAAGGAGTTTGTGTTTGAGTTTAAGGCAGGAAACAATCACTGTGTTCTCAAAGTACCACTTCATTTCCCTCTCAGAGAAAATGTCAGTGATCTTCATGGGCGGATCATGCTGCTTCATAAAATCCCCTGTTTTGTAGAAAATG ACTTGAAAAACAGACTGGTTAGTTTCATGGAGAGGGAAACATTAGTGGATTATGACCGGGAGGCAGAAGCATCCCTGCAGAGACTCACTAATGGAGAGGTCGACATCAACAAGCTTACAAATTCATGGGCCAAGGCCTATTCTGAG ACTACACTGGAACACGCCCGTCCTGAAGAACCCAGCTGGGACCAGGATTTTGCGAGTGTCTATCATGAACTGATCCACTCCCCGGCCTCAGAGACTCTTCTCAACCTGGAGCACAGTTACTTCGTCAGTGTCTCTGAGCTCATCAGCGAGAGAGACATGGAGCTCAAGAAACTTCAGGAGAG acaagcTGTTGAGATGAACAAAGTCATGCAGGAGCTGGGAAAGACCTTGTGTGACCAGGATGTGAATACTGTTGCTGCCCAACACTTCGATGCCCAGCAA GTGCTGGAGAACAAGTGGGCCAGTGAACTGAAACAAGTCACAGGTATCCAGAAACAGGAGTATCAGGATTGGGTGATGAAGCTCCACCAGGACCTACAGAACCCCAACAACAGTACAATAAA CGAGGAGATCAAGGTGCAGCCGGGTCAGCTGGGGGAGGCAGGGGAAGCGGGGGTCCGGCTCCTCGAGGAGCAGCGACAGCTGGAGGAGAGCTTCACCATCCACTTAG GGGCTCAGCTGAAGACCATGCACAATCTACGTCTGGTGCGATCTGATGTTCTGGATTTTTGTAAGCACCATCGTCACAGCAGCAGCGGGGTAAAGTTACGGCGGCTGCAGACCGCGCTCTCTCTGTACTCCACATCGCTTTGTGGTCTGGTGCTGCTGGTCGACAACAGAGTGAACTCGTACAGCGGCATCAAAAGAG ACTTTGCAACAGTGTCTCAGGAGTGTACAGACTTCCACTTCCCCAGAGTTGATGAGCAGCTGGACATCATCCAGCAGGTGGTGCTGTATGCACGAGCTCAGCGCAGCAGCAAGCAGAGAGAGCAGCCCG AAATGCCAAGAAATGGAGGAAGTGGAGACAAAAATAAGATCATAGACAGAAATTCCTCCAATATCCTCCCAG GTGAATTCTACATCACACGCCATTCAAACCTTTCTGAAGTTCATATCGTGTTTCACCTCTGTGTGGATGATAATGTGCGTTCGGGAAACATCTCAGCCCGGCACCCAGCCATCATGGGCCTGAGGAACATCCTGAAGGTCTGCTGCACCCATGACATCACCACCATCACCATCCCACTGCTGCTGGTGCGTGACATGTCAGAG GAGATGACTATTCCTTGGTGCTTGAAACGAGCTGAGCTGGTCTTCAAATGTGTGAAAG GTTTTATGATGGAAATGGCCTCCTGGGATGGAGGAATCTCACGGACTGTCCAGTTCCTTGTTCCCCAG AGTATCTCAGAGGAGATGTTCTACCAGCTGAGCAACATGCTGCCTCAGATCTTCAAAGTTTCCTCGACGCTCACACTAACATCAAAACGCTAA